The Clostridia bacterium DNA window GCACCCTGGAGCGGCCGGACGCGGGGCTTCGGCCCCGTGTTCGCGCCGCCCGGCGTCCGGCGCCCCGCTGGCGCCTGCCGCGCGGCCGCCGTCTCCCCTGCGACCGCTTTGTCCCGCGCGGCCGCCGTCTCCCGAGACGCGGCCACGAGCGGCCCGGCCGGTTGCTCCTCAGGCGCCACGTCCTCCACCCGCAACCGGATCCGCGTCGTCCCGTTCCATTCGTCCAGCTCGGGGGTGGCGACGAGCCGCCAGCGGCCGTCGGCCCTCGCGGCGCGCATGATCGCGCCCAGGCCGAACGCCACCCCCTCGACGCGCGCGCCCTGCCGGTTGAAGCAGGCCAGCATGGCGTGCGCGCCGTCACGGCCGACCGGCCGCACTTCGAGGCTCACGCCGGGGATCACGAACCGCGGCTTGGGGTTCCCGGCGCCGAACGGCTCCATGCGTGCCAGCGCCTCGCAGAGGAACGCGTCCACCTCGTGCAGCTCCGCGACCGCGTCGACCGGCAGGATCGGCACCAGGTCCTCCGCCGACAGCACCTCCCGGGCGTACGCGTTCAAGTCGCGCCGCAGCGCGTCGAGCGCCTCCGCCGGCAGGGTGAAGCCGGCGGCCTGGTGGTGCCCGCCGAACGATTCGAAGTGATCGCGGCAGGCGTCCAGCGCCGCGTGCAGGTCGAAGGGCGGGATGCTGCGACCGGAGCCGCGGGCGCGCCCGTCCGCGAGCGCCGCGAGCAGCACGGGGCGATGGCGCTCCCGCGCCAGCCGGCCGGCGACAAGGCCGACGATCCCCGGGTGCCAGTCCGGGGACGCGAGCACGATCACGGGATCCTCCTCCGGCCAATCGGCCGCGAGGGACCGCGCCTCCTCGAGCGCGGCCCGCTCCAGCGCCTGCCGCTCGCGGTTCGCCGCGTCGAGCTGCCGGGCGAGGGAACGCGCGCGATCCGCGTCGCCCGCGAGGAGACACTCCAGCGCGGGCGCCGGGTCGCCCAGCCGTCCGGCCGCGTTCAGCCGCGGCGCGACGACGTACGCCAGCTCGTGCGCCGCCGGCGATCCCTTCACCCCGGCGACCTCCAGGAGCGCGGAGAGACCGGGGCGCGGCGCCTCCCGAATGAGGCGCAGGCCCTCGCGAACGAGCCAGCGGTTCTCGTCGTCCAACGGAACCACATCCGCGACCGTGCCCACCGCGGCCAGATCGAGGCTGCGGCGCCAGGGGGCGTCCGCGTCCAGACCCTGCAGAAGCTGCGCGAACTTGATCGCCAGGCCGGCCCCGCACAGGTCCTTGAACGGGTAACGGTCGTCGGGCCGGTGCGGGTTGACGACGGCCGCCGCGCGCGGCAGCGCGCCGTCCGGCCGGTGGTGGTCGAGCACGACGAGCGGCAGGCCGAGCTCAGCGGCGCGTTCCGCCGCTTCGAAGGCGCGGATGCCGTTGTCGACGGCGATGAGCAGTCCGGCGCCGTCCGCCGCCGCGCGGTCGACATCGGCCGGCTGCAGGCCGTAGCCGTGATCGCGCG harbors:
- the recJ gene encoding single-stranded-DNA-specific exonuclease RecJ; its protein translation is MTGVAGGGLSLTGRRWTTAPADPERTAAIVRELGLPRPLAQCLAARGFDAERAGRWLSCDESTFVHDPERLADLPAAVAEAERAVAEGRLIRVFGDYDADGVTAAAILVENLAAVGASVDWRLPSRDHGYGLQPADVDRAAADGAGLLIAVDNGIRAFEAAERAAELGLPLVVLDHHRPDGALPRAAAVVNPHRPDDRYPFKDLCGAGLAIKFAQLLQGLDADAPWRRSLDLAAVGTVADVVPLDDENRWLVREGLRLIREAPRPGLSALLEVAGVKGSPAAHELAYVVAPRLNAAGRLGDPAPALECLLAGDADRARSLARQLDAANRERQALERAALEEARSLAADWPEEDPVIVLASPDWHPGIVGLVAGRLARERHRPVLLAALADGRARGSGRSIPPFDLHAALDACRDHFESFGGHHQAAGFTLPAEALDALRRDLNAYAREVLSAEDLVPILPVDAVAELHEVDAFLCEALARMEPFGAGNPKPRFVIPGVSLEVRPVGRDGAHAMLACFNRQGARVEGVAFGLGAIMRAARADGRWRLVATPELDEWNGTTRIRLRVEDVAPEEQPAGPLVAASRETAAARDKAVAGETAAARQAPAGRRTPGGANTGPKPRVRPLQGAAAAAYAPDGRAARLHRLAARVQERYPDRDRLARLYSACRRAARDGVPALPADPDRLAARLRETGVAGEVAAGEARLAMRIFGELGLAVRLRKGAEDVWWWSPPPEAKLDLRASPTFREGESLRAGVAALASWLEADPVEWERAVSQIEDALEADP